A region of Desulfatiglans anilini DSM 4660 DNA encodes the following proteins:
- a CDS encoding CBS domain-containing protein, which translates to MANEAYASVDISDADVMEAMKAMQGYIDITPADFREVYQVAYGLARDRVMKGLKAGQIMRTPVHVIETGQGLVEAAALLAREGISGAPVVDRDGRVVGVVSEKDFLRKMGAEPGGSFMQVIALCLQNKGCVAAPMLKRTAGEIMTSPAVTATVDISMADISALLSEKGINRLPIVGGDGRPVGIVTRSDLIEAFCRIE; encoded by the coding sequence ATGGCCAACGAAGCGTACGCCTCCGTCGACATCTCCGATGCCGATGTCATGGAGGCCATGAAGGCGATGCAGGGCTATATCGACATCACTCCGGCCGATTTCAGGGAGGTCTACCAGGTGGCGTACGGCCTTGCGAGAGATCGTGTCATGAAAGGCTTGAAGGCCGGGCAGATCATGAGGACCCCGGTTCATGTGATCGAGACGGGTCAGGGGCTGGTCGAGGCGGCGGCCCTGCTGGCCCGGGAAGGGATCTCCGGGGCCCCCGTGGTCGATCGCGACGGCCGGGTCGTCGGCGTGGTTTCGGAAAAAGACTTCCTCCGAAAGATGGGCGCGGAGCCCGGGGGGTCCTTCATGCAGGTCATCGCCCTGTGTCTGCAGAACAAGGGGTGTGTGGCCGCTCCGATGCTCAAACGGACCGCGGGGGAAATCATGACGTCGCCGGCCGTTACTGCCACGGTGGATATCTCCATGGCGGACATATCGGCACTGCTGAGCGAGAAGGGCATCAATCGGCTCCCGATCGTGGGGGGCGACGGCAGACCCGTCGGCATCGTCACCCGCTCGGACCTAATCGAGGCCTTCTGCAGGATCGAATAA